A stretch of Crossiella cryophila DNA encodes these proteins:
- a CDS encoding HAD family hydrolase — MTTRDRTLRATHVVWDWNGTLLDDNHAVLDSVNQVCAGFGRPSITMDAWRDTFSRPLVDCYSRLLDRQLTAEDWIRLDKTYHEAYRSVLDTCALATGVPVALHDWAATGGTQSLLSMWFHHELVPLVTEFGLLDLFARVDGLRVDTGGGSKAGHLVAHLAAQGLDPAEVVLIGDVVDDSDAAEAAGASCVLVTTGVMNRRKLEVTGRPVVDSIPEALALLRRS, encoded by the coding sequence GTGACGACACGGGACCGCACACTCCGCGCCACACACGTTGTCTGGGACTGGAACGGGACCCTGCTGGATGACAACCATGCGGTGCTCGACTCGGTGAACCAGGTCTGCGCCGGTTTCGGCAGGCCCTCGATCACCATGGACGCCTGGCGGGACACCTTCTCCCGGCCGCTGGTCGACTGCTACTCGCGGCTGCTGGACCGCCAGTTGACCGCCGAGGACTGGATCCGGCTGGACAAGACCTACCACGAGGCATACCGCTCGGTGCTGGACACCTGCGCGCTGGCCACCGGGGTGCCGGTGGCGCTGCACGACTGGGCCGCGACCGGCGGCACCCAGTCCCTGCTCTCCATGTGGTTCCACCACGAACTCGTCCCGCTGGTCACCGAGTTCGGGCTGCTGGACCTCTTCGCCAGGGTGGACGGGCTGCGGGTGGACACCGGGGGTGGCTCCAAGGCCGGGCACCTGGTGGCGCACCTGGCCGCGCAGGGACTCGATCCGGCCGAGGTGGTGCTGATCGGTGACGTGGTCGACGACTCCGATGCCGCCGAAGCGGCCGGCGCCTCCTGCGTGCTGGTCACCACGGGTGTGATGAACCGGCGCAAGCTGGAGGTCACCGGCCGCCCGGTGGTCGACTCGATCCCGGAGGCGCTGGCCCTGCTCCGGCGCTCCTAG